The DNA region TACTTCTGGTTCTTCTAGATGATCTTTATAAAGGTCCTCAAAAACTTTTATATCTTCATATACAGGTTTCATAACCACACCATAACCTTTGACCGATTCAGGTGCATATGTTTCTTCCATATATGCCACATAATTGTCCAAATCTTTTTTATGAATGCCTTTTAGACCTAATAAAGCCTGTTCAATCCATTCATGAAACTTGATTTTGCTCATACGCACCGGTAGTTGACCATAGACGGACTTAATACGATTGTTGATGGTCATATTATCCTCATATTCAAATAAATATGCCATTATTTCCATGACCGATTGGTCATCAGAAATGTAGGCTTCCCGTGCTTCGACGTCTGGATATTTTCTTCTTAAGACATATTCATATAACTTAATCTGATCATCGTAACCGGCCAAAACGGCCACTTGATCGGATAGGGTTTCTCTAAAAAGCTCCAATTGCCTAAATACATCATCTTTATTCTCCAAAGATGGTTGCAACCATGTATCCGGTTCTGCCATGATTGCCTGTACACTATTGATGATTTCTTGTAACTTCAAGTCCTTTTCTATCAGTTTCTTAGTATCTTCTTCCCCAATGACTTCAATAAATGTAAGGTATTCTAAGACAAGATTGGTTGTTAAAAATTCTAAATAATGGGACTGTCCTTCTATAACAATTGTCCTTAGCGTATTTTCAAGGTCTTTAGGATTTTTTAGCGATTTTTTTAATGTATCTAGAGTCTTCATTTTCTACCGCCTTTGTTGAATTTTCGTTGTGTATCAAGGTATATATTAGCATACAATTATGATATAATCTAGGTGAAATAGGTAACCCTTACCTAGTGACTGACAAGCTTACTAACCTTGAATGGAGTACTATCATGGAAGAAAAAGAACTGTATCCGGCTATAAAGGCTTTTTTTCAATCTCAATCTTATGACGTTTATGGCGAGGTCAAAGATATTGATGTCATTGCCAAATCCGGTGACAACATCGTGGCTATTGAGTTAAAAACATCTCTGAATCTGGAACTTATTCTACAAGGTTCTAAACGGCAACGGTTAACTGACGATGTCTTCTTAGCCATACCAAAGCCAACCGGTCGTATGGTTCGAGGCAAATCCTATAGAGATAAGCTTCATCTTATTAAGCGTCTTGGTCTTGGCCTTCTTTATGTTGATCTGTCTCTTAAACCCAATGAAGTTATTGTGGCTTTTGAGCCGGCCCTCTTGGATATCAAAAAAAGTCAGCAACGTTCTAAAAAGAAAAGAGAAACACTGTTTAAAGAACTTGAAGCAAGACATACAGATTATAATGTCGGCGGAAGTCGAGGTAAAATCGTCACCGCCTATAAAGAAGCATCTTTGAGAATCTTAAAAACACTGGAAGATGGATTACCCCATACGACCAAAGATATTCGCCACTTGTCCTGTGTCAAGCAGTCCACAACCATCCTATATAGAAACCATCAAGGTTGGTATGAAAATGTTGCACGTGGTATATATTGTATTAGTCCTGCCGGAGAGAAAGCACTTAAAGAGTATGCAGCCGTTATTAAAAGCCATCAAGATTTCTAGCCTTGATGGCTTTAATATTTTTCCTATAAATCTTACTCTTGGTACTTTTTTGACACACTAACTCTATTTATTTGAATTTATCCTTGAATTTTGCAAATACGCTTTCAAGACTTGTTGTTGCTTCTTGATCGTCTGAATATGCTTTCAAGTCTACTGCCGCTTGTTCATTTTTTGCTTCTTTAATACTAAGAGCAATCTTTTGTTTGTCACTATCAATGTTTAACACTTTGACCTTAACTTTATCACCAACCGCTAGTACATCTTGAGGTTGATTAATACGGTCTTCGCTGATTTCAGAAATATGTACCAGTCCTTCAATACCGTCATTCAACTTCACAAAGGCACCGAAATTCATTAACCTAACCACTTCTGCTTCGTAAACTTTTCCAATACCATAATGATCAAATATATTATCCCATGGATTATTGTCAATGTTTTTTAGTCCTAGAGAAATCTTGCGACTCTTGGTATCCACTTCGTTCACATAAACCTCAACAACATCTCCTTCTTTCATTACTTCTGAAGGATGTTTGATACGCTTCCAGCTCATCTCATTAATATGCAATAAGCCATCCACACCACCTAAGTCAATGAATGCACCAAAGTTCATTAGTTTTTTGACCGTTCCTGAGAATACTTGATCTTTTTTTAGATTTTCAAAGAAATTTTCTTTTGCAATTTCTCGTTCCTTTTGATCGATAATTTTGTGAGAGATAATGACTTTACGATCTGCTCTATCAAAGTCAACCACATGTACTTCTAATTCTTGACCTACAAATGCGCTTAAGTCTTCAACATAGGCTACAGAAATCATGGAGGCAGGCATAAATGCTCTTACACCTTTAATATCTGCTAAAACACCACCTTTGACCACTTCAGTGATGGTTGTCATGAAACTGGTTTTATCTGTAAAATGCGCTTCTAAACGATCCCACACGATAATTTGATCTGCTTTTTTTAGTGAAAGTCTTACATTGCCTTCACCATCATTGGTACTTAACACTTCCGCCTTAAGCTCGTCGCCTACCTGATACGCTTCAGCTATCGGTTGACCCGGTTTAAGGTGCAGGTCTTCTCTACCAATGAGACCGTCAGCCACATAGTCTAAGTTGACGATAATCTCATCCTCATTAACACTTATGATAACACAGTCTACAATGTCACCTGTTGCTACACGTTTCATAGATGCGTCAATTTCTTTGGCATAATCATCCATGCTTTCAGTTGGTACCTGGGCAGTTTCAGGTGCCGCCTCGACTTCATCCGTTACTTCTTCTTCTTTTACTTCTTCTGCTAATGTCGGTGCTTCATTAGCTTCTACCGGTGTCTCTACATTTTCTTTTGCTTCTAAGTCAACCTGAATCTCCGGTTGCTCTTTATTCATATCTTCCATTTTGTGCCCCTTCCTACTTTCTTGGTCTTTTGTTCAACCAGCAAACAAAACACCTACACTACTCTATATAATACCCTATTATCAAGGATTTGAAAACCCTTGGAATCAAAATTGGAAAATCAATGGCTTTTTCTATTTTCCTTGATGATCAAATGCATCAATGGATAGGGGTTGTCTTTTTCAACGCTTATCTTTTGATGCTGTAGTTTTTCGATAGCTTTAAGATAAGGGATTTCCTGATTGCTGCAAAATGAAATGGCCGTACCGGATAATCCGGCTCTCCCCGTTCGACCGATTCTATGGATATAGTTTTCTGCAACACTTGGAATGTCCATATTGATAACGTGGCTTAACCTGTCTATATCTATGCCTCGTGCAGCCACATCTGTGGCAACTAGAACCCTTGCTTCTTTATTCTTAAAAAACTCCAATGCTTTTAAGCGTTCAGATTGGTTTTTATCACCATGAATTGCTTTTGACCTTATGTTTTGCTGATTTATTGCTTTACTGACCTTATCTGCTTTCTTTTTGGTTCGTACAAAAACCAAAACCGATTCAAATGAAGTTTCCTTAAGCAAATGAAGCAATAAGGAGGTTTTGTCCGGTTCATCCACATAATAAAGAACCTGTTTAATTTTTGGTTTTTTCACAGGTGTACTCTTAACTTTGATACTTACAGGATTTTTTAATATGGTATGAACGAGCTTCATAACCTCATCCGGCATGGTTGCTGAAAACAACATATT from Petrocella atlantisensis includes:
- a CDS encoding DUF2161 family putative PD-(D/E)XK-type phosphodiesterase, producing MEEKELYPAIKAFFQSQSYDVYGEVKDIDVIAKSGDNIVAIELKTSLNLELILQGSKRQRLTDDVFLAIPKPTGRMVRGKSYRDKLHLIKRLGLGLLYVDLSLKPNEVIVAFEPALLDIKKSQQRSKKKRETLFKELEARHTDYNVGGSRGKIVTAYKEASLRILKTLEDGLPHTTKDIRHLSCVKQSTTILYRNHQGWYENVARGIYCISPAGEKALKEYAAVIKSHQDF
- the rpsA gene encoding 30S ribosomal protein S1, with protein sequence MNKEQPEIQVDLEAKENVETPVEANEAPTLAEEVKEEEVTDEVEAAPETAQVPTESMDDYAKEIDASMKRVATGDIVDCVIISVNEDEIIVNLDYVADGLIGREDLHLKPGQPIAEAYQVGDELKAEVLSTNDGEGNVRLSLKKADQIIVWDRLEAHFTDKTSFMTTITEVVKGGVLADIKGVRAFMPASMISVAYVEDLSAFVGQELEVHVVDFDRADRKVIISHKIIDQKEREIAKENFFENLKKDQVFSGTVKKLMNFGAFIDLGGVDGLLHINEMSWKRIKHPSEVMKEGDVVEVYVNEVDTKSRKISLGLKNIDNNPWDNIFDHYGIGKVYEAEVVRLMNFGAFVKLNDGIEGLVHISEISEDRINQPQDVLAVGDKVKVKVLNIDSDKQKIALSIKEAKNEQAAVDLKAYSDDQEATTSLESVFAKFKDKFK
- a CDS encoding DEAD/DEAH box helicase gives rise to the protein MIFKDLGIIPSLLKAIEEQKYTDPTPIQIGAIPPLLEGRDFLGCARTGTGKTAAFAIPILQQLSKKEHNPEAFNRIQALVLAPTRELAIQIGESFTTYGQYLEIRTGVIYGGITPKRHIKVLKREPHILIATPGRLLDLFEQGYVDLSQVEMLVLDEADRMLDLGMVKDVKSILSKLPKKRQNMLFSATMPDEVMKLVHTILKNPVSIKVKSTPVKKPKIKQVLYYVDEPDKTSLLLHLLKETSFESVLVFVRTKKKADKVSKAINQQNIRSKAIHGDKNQSERLKALEFFKNKEARVLVATDVAARGIDIDRLSHVINMDIPSVAENYIHRIGRTGRAGLSGTAISFCSNQEIPYLKAIEKLQHQKISVEKDNPYPLMHLIIKENRKSH